The sequence GTAAAATTATACTGGAGGTGTTAAATGGTTATGTAAGTGTGCGTTGAATGTATGCCACTGTGCTTTAAATCTCTTTGTTAAAGCCTTACGGGGTTAATTGTGTGTCTTGCTCAGAAAGGTCTAACTCTAAAGGAACTATTTGCCGGACTAACCATGCAGAAATCCATCACTGACCCACAGCACATTTTTCATGAGTGATATGAAAGGCGTATTTCATCTGCAGTTACTTTCAGATGAGCTCGTTGTTGTGGATCAGTGAACTATTTTTACAAGTGTTTCTGTAATAAACGTAACTTGTGATAGAATTAGGGTTACTGATGGGTTTGAATGCAGACTGACTGAGTGACAAATAATTTGGCGTGAATTAATAAATATGACTTGTGTTAAAATTCCTTATGTCTAATAATAGCACGGTTTCAAAGatcttaaaaaagaaataaaccaaGCAACTGTTTTTGAAATGAAGAAGGGTTCAGGATtatttgaataggctacagaagATAATCCTATTTAGGCTTGTTCTTACTTGTTAATTAACGTACCAATTTGTTTTACTGCAGTGACGCCCTTTTTACAAATAACTTTATAAACCCATTTGCAATGTGAAACGGTAAATTTTGATCTATTTCACCTAAAACGAATCTAAAGACTTAATTTGAGATAGTTTGAGACATTTTATTTGCACCTCGAATACCTTGCCAAAACTTACTGATGATTGACAAAAAACGATACGTTTGAAAGGAATTTTGTTGCAAGCGTTCCACCTGTTGTGCTGTTCTCTCTGTCTATAGCCTAAGTATTTTGTGTGCGACttcatatttcatcatttataatGAGTTTGTTCCAACCCTTTGTTTAAATCTTCAAGATGTTTTCTTCAAATGGAAAGTACTGAAAATATGAAATAGATTTTATCTCtaaattaaagaaatgtgtAATTTCACATTTCTAATAATTCACGGCACCGGCAGGGTCAATTTGTTCGAAATTTGTAAAGACGCAGAGACAATCTTATAACCATTGCATTTAATTGTTGATAAAACATCAATTAACGCAGctgaaaaatcttttttttttgagccagtatatttttaagtgattgtgatTGTGATTTTGTAGGGAGTAGGTCTCTGCATGCGCATTGAGTTTATGCTTTTTGAGGTTGATGAAGACCTCGGTCAGAGTAAACCTTTACCTTTTCTCTTCTTTAAGCTGTTGTATGGTTCTCTATTAATCTTAgagatattatatataattgacTTGTATTCAGTGATACTGGTATCGTTTTAATCTAAGAGCCCATCTAGCTCTTGGATTTGTGTTCTTTAATTATGACCGGAGTTTGCTTTCATATGGATTAATTTTCAATATCATAATGTGCTGGTTGTATTggaaataaatgagaaataaaataatatcacAATGACAGTGTCATGTTACCTCATTGACCAACATTTACTTCACTAAGATAACTGCTGATGATTCTAATTATGGCAAAACTTTATTCCATATAGGCCCACACATTTTCTTTACTTTTATAATATATACTGATTGTTCCGTTCAATTGTTTTAGAAAGTTCtaaatttaatttacaatttattataCAAACTATACTTTCAAATCCACAATGCTTCAATAGCAACAATACATGTCAatatattgacatttttatgttttgacgTTCATAAAACTTCATCGTGGTTAGAAGCATTAGAAAACTCCACCACTCAAGATGGTGTTTCTGCTGGTTTAAAACTGTGatgagttttttttgttttttttttgtcgatCACGTAACAGCATTTTCCTCGTAACAGTCCTGATCCCATTACAAAAGAAGCTTCCATGAGGCCACTTATCCTGTTGGTTGAACCACGTGTCCACAAATAAAGCCAGCGGATCTTATGTGTCAGTAAATACGAGGTTTTTAGTGAAGGCTTACCAAATATTTGATAATATATTTACAGACGCTTAACAGCCTCGCTATACTATTCCTCAACATTGGATAGTACTATGCCTGGCAATTCGAAAAACTTGTCTACAGACTAGTCGCATGACAGACAGGCTTGCAATAATCAATAAGAATTGAATCAAACATGTCTATATTCATAAACATCCTTAGGGCTATGTTCTTCACAGGTTAGTCCTTCGAGCTATAAGATCAACGACAGGTTGAGCACAAACATGTTAGGagattgaaatatatttttcaacGGAACAGCCTAATGGTGGCCTGTTGAGTTCTGTGAATGATTAAGCCTCGAGTTCCTTCGATGAAGTCAGGCTTCCAAGAAGTAAGGCCTCGAAATTAAGCAGCCAGTCTGTTTAACTCTGCAAAATAGCCTAAGTCTCGCTGTGTTGCGGTGTGTTGGCTATACTATAATTTACAAACATTTTAGTTTCTAATATGTCTGGAACCCTTTTTTAATGCCTGTGTTCAGACTGGTAGTGTTCCTAATGCATTTTGTCTTATAAATATTATACCAAAGCTTTGATATTAAATCTTTTCATTCTCTTCAATTGAGTGCtaatatgtatattattttatgacATATTGACAATAtacatttcaattttatttatttatttttacttccATTTTACTATTCcaatttacaattttttttatttagtcagtGATAGTTCAATGTGGTGATTTTAATATCAccttataaaaatgttatatagaTGGATCCTTTGAAATGTCCTTTATTTGCATTGATCTTTAAAATtatctctgtgtaaaacaacCGATCGCTACTGCTGACCTGGCACTTGATTTACTATTCATAACTGATCAAGTCAACTGTTTATTTCGCCCCTTGTGTCTGAGAAGCTAAAGTTATTAAGGAAATATTAAGTCATGATACATTTCTGGTGTGGCTAACTCCGCGTCTTTATACTgagacatttttttcttttcttttctttagttTTTCTTCCTTCTCGTATTTTTCAGTCGAGAGAGTCCGGTGGAAAAGCTTACCTTTAACCGTATTACAGAGCGTAATAACATATATAAAAACAACTCTATTTCTGAGAGATTCGTGTGTGGGGGTGCTtttgcattattgtttttagaAATCGTGCCAATGAAGTACTTTGAAATTGAAAAATGGATTATTCTGACTCTtctcagtttctctctctctctgtctctctctctcacacacacacacacacacacacacacacacacacacacacacacacacacacacacacacacacacacacacacacgcacacacacagaaacacacacgcgcgcatgAATTAAACGATTATAAAACTATAGCCTAACATGCAGTGTAGGCTACATCATGTCTTTTGAACACGATATATTTGATATATCGAGATTTGAAATAGGCTCTTTCTATGATAGAAGTATACTGGAGTTTCCTGTTTCCGTTGCCTGGTTAGAGTAGGCTACGCGCGAAGTTGCTTATATTGTGCTCGAGCTCTTGTATAGCAGGGCACGAGACCATCGTCTCCAAACCCCTCCCCCACACCTATACTGTTTATTTACAACATAAAATCAACTCAGGGTTAAATTCCTATTTGCATGTTATTTAAAGACTATTTTGTAAAGTCATTGTCAaattaacaattaaataaaatactgcAAATATACCAATCCCAACAGACATTAAGGAGATAAAAGCTAAAAATGAAGATAATCGCACATCACACTCAGTATTTAATGAACAGTTTGACCAGAAAAGGAAAAGTGCTTCAAAATCCATTATTCAAGTTTTCATTTCGAGTGCATTTATCCTACACAACAATGGTATACAAAAACCgagaaaatcacaaaaataaatatgcattttataaACAACCAGTGACTTCAGCTTTTAAAAAATCCATGTCAAAATTTGACCTCAAGTATTGTAACAAAAGCAGAAGGATTAAAAACAGTCAGTCTTGACCAGGTGTATCATTGCCATGTAAGTCACCGCCCATTTTCCCATTTCTGTTCATTGTGGACGTCGCTACATTGTGTTTAATTTGGCTAGTTTTGAATCAATCCTTCTAAGGTTGAGTCGACATATTATTTTGCCAGTTTGCAGTGCACTTTGACACAGAAACGAACAAAACAAGCCGTTTCGTAGGCTCAAGGGAGCGgacattaaatacaaaaatacaaaactattatattttaatcattcacCTGTCTGATATTCACAATATGTCGCATATTTTAACATTCACAAAGTGATAATTTCACTTCACACAATACACATTACTGGTCCATGCCTCAATGCGTTAAATGAAGTTTTTTCGATGAGAATCATGTTAATTCAGTAGCCTCGCTTTTTCCAAGTCTGCATAGTCTATGCCTGTTCATTTGACTCAAattctttgtatttatttgtgcagGAAATCGGGATGCAATTGAGTTTTTGGATCACGGAAGCAGTTGGCTATCTGCTTTTAGGCTCTTGGCAATACGATGTACAAATGTATTAGGCCTACTTGGGGGATCTAATCACAGAAACAATTTACTTGTAAAGGCCTGTTTCGAAGGCAGTCTGCTTTTGCTGAAGTAAACAAATATGGTACGTCACAGTACATTCATCACAAGGCATTTCTAAGGGACAGGGTTCTCTAGCAGAACATCAGGTTAATACTTGAATGTTATCTCCCCGATTTTTGAGGTAACGATTTTAGGTACTCAATATATTCCATGGAAACAGTCCTTGAGGAAAATACAATCAAAACACCATACAAAAAGACAAAGCTACTTGAATCGaagagaaataaacatttactaAATATACCCTGaccagaatgtgtgtgtgtgtgtattctaCTAGCACCGacgtcttttttcttttttgtcgtCACGTATGTCGTCACGTATGCAAAACACCGTTGTTTGCGGTATGCCTGTAGGTCGCTGCGTTTAAATCtcaaacatttacaaataagAAGACTAACAAATCTTTCGTTCAAAGGCAAACATTGTAGAAATAGCACCAACTGAATTAACTCGTTAAAAAGGTTTTTGGGTTACCTGTGATGGCTATTTTtcgtaaaataaaaaagaaataattcaCCTTATTGGGCATTAGCAAAGTGCAATGCATGGTAGATTTGTGCTCTAGCTGTTCTGTAGCCTAACTATATGTGCTATAGAAGGACTTGGATCGGTGTTTTTCCCTCTATTACTTCGTGCAAATCAAAAAGCTCCTGATTGTCAGTTAGAGGGCTATTGTTTGAAGCCTACCGTTATTGTGTGCTGCATGTGAGTGAACACAGCCATGCGCCAACATGTGGGGAACAaacttaaaatgaataaataagacGAGTGTAGATCATAGGCCAACAGTAATTGAGAAAGACAGTATTTTGGGAATAGCATATGAAACCTAAAAGGAAATGACTGGCCTAAAATATACAAAGTCAGTTGTCTCAATAACAAAACTTACCATTTTGTTGACACAGATCTGACAATTATGCCAGAATGAGAGACTGTTAACCCTGCCTGCAAAATGAACCAACATTTGCTCCATGAGAGTATAACCCAAAACAACAGCGGCAACAACAtcacaatgtaaataaaaacatttcgaAAATATCTGTTTCTTGACAGATCAGCGTGTAATAAATACCTCTGTATATTCTAGAGTCCCAACCTCGACAGACTAAATTTAAGGACGCGGTGTGCTACATAACAACAGGCCaggatttaaaaaacaaaacaaaaaaatacagtgcTGGTcacagtttgaaaacatttccatCGAGCTCAAAATAACAGTTCAGTGAATAACAGAGGCTTTCCGAAATTTGTGGCTTGGATGGGGAGGAACAACTGCACTACCAAGCTGCCATCTCCACACCGGGTGAGAACGATGAGGCAGCTGGTTACTTTTTAAAGAGTTCAGCGAGTAAGCGGGACTCAAATCTCCATCGCTGCCAATGATAAGTGACGGCGGAGAGGTAAAATTCGCCATGAAACTGAAGGGCTTTTTCTGAGACGTTATATTGTTGCTCGCCCGCTTTCGTTTGCTCGCGCCAACACAGTCTTCAACTGACCCATCGCTCGTTGCAAATTTTTCTGCAGAACGGGGGCTCCTGTCAACTTTTGCACTTTGTTTAGATGACGTCCTTTCGGCTTTTTTACCCAGAAGCACTGTCCTGTGGTTTCTCCTGACCCTTGCTGCAATTTTGCATTCTCCTTCCTCGGAACAATGAGTGTGTAAAGTGCTTCTTGATTCCTCGTTACAGGCAGGGGGGTTTTGCACAGAGCTTTCCGTGGTTTTAATCGTGTCTTTGCAGTGATCGGTTTCCCTAAAATGGTAGCCGATGGCCTTTCCATCAGCATCGCTATccttaaaataatttacatattCATATTCGTCAAAGGTATCCTCAACTTTAATTTTCACGTTACTGATGGCAACGGGTGACGTTTTAAAACCCGTGTTCCCCTCATTATTACAGACGGGCTCATCTGCCtctgttttgatgtgttttagagGTGAGGGCAgtttgagggaagtttttgatTCCCTCTTGAAATTTGCTGCTAATAAAAGATTGCTGTCAGATGAATTACAAACCGTTATTCCTTTGTCCGGAACACAGTGTGATACCAAGGCTTGCGGACATTTGTTTGCAGATCCTGGTGTTCTTTGTTGGGGAAACGCCTTATTTCCATTTGCAATATGTGTAAGGCCAATCTCTTTAATTTTGTTAGAGTCGGAAGTCTGTGGATCACTTGAAAATTCAAGGCGTGACACACGTTCACAGCCCCCGTTTACATCTGGGAACCAGGCCCCCACCACGCAGAACTTTTGGACATTTGCGGCGTCACCATCCCTGCATCTATCCGTGAACGATGCACTACAGTCCGCTTTCTGCGTTTTGCCAACTCGGTGACAATCCAAAATAGTCGATCCTCCTTGGTTGGCAGGTATGTTCTGAAAATCAGGCCTGTAGTGAAAAGTAGGCTGTAAGACCAGAGGTGCTTTTGTGTTGAGACTTGAGAACCTTGCACGCCTGAACCGAATACTCTGCACCGAAACTTGACTGGACACAGAGCTCGAGTCAGACTCAGAGGAGCTCTCTTCATCGGTACTAACATCCGAAGAATCCGAGAATGAGTCATCATCCTCTTCGTCTGAAGTTCCGGAGTTGCTGGTGGTAGAGAAACTGGATCCGAAATCCGAATCGTTGTTTATCCGTTCTGAGATGGAACTAGATTCCGTATCACTGCTGCAGCTTTCCTGAAAATGTCCAGTGTGCCGTGGGTCGACGTACAATCCATGCTCGAGATGGTGAAACTGGCTTAAAGATCCGTTGGAAACATTTGGTTTACAGCACTTTGGGACGACCAGAACCGGGTGGCTGCGTCTGCTCCTCGACCAATACTGCCTCGCGCTGCTCTCACGCTTCCTCTTCCTTTTGTAAAGTAGGTCTGCGTTGCCTTGGTGCTTTGACTGCGCTGCAATGGCGGACTGATAGAGCAGCGGCTGTCGGTTCACAACGTGTCGAATAAACGCATGTTTCTGATTAAAAGCCACGCAGTTGTCGTGTATCTGAGCTGTTTCGTAGTTTTTAAAGGGTGTAGGTGCCGACTTGGTCACCGGCTGAAAATCACGGGCAAAGGATTTGCTGTAAATTTGAGGTAGATTTGAGTGGGTGCGAGGGACAGAGTCCTGTCGAACAGCTTTCTTTTTGAATGAGAAAGTCTGTGGGACGCTATGCAAACTGAACCAAACTTTCTCTCTCCAAAAGTCACTTCTGGCATCGGTGTGGTTTTTGTCCTCGCAcgctttttcagattttttctttgtcttttctcttcttttgtttgatttcaaaACGCGCTCGGTTTTGCATGAAAAATACAGTGCCTCAACGTCCTCTCTTGAAATCAGAGTACATTTAGCTGCGTGGAACGCTATAGAATTTATTGCTTTCAGCTTTCGCAATTCCTCTAAATCACAGTGATGCTTCTTCACGTTTAAATGGTCCATTCGTTTGTGTACAGTAGTCCGCGGGATATTTTTCAAGAGGTCGGTGAAGACTTGAGAAAGGGCAAACATTTGTTTGCCTTTGATAACCAAATAGCCAAGCTTAACACCCTGCATTTCCTCAAAACCGGATTCCAAGTCTCCCATTTTCTCCATTGCATTAATTCCAACATTTAGCGCGACGGACGTCCTTAAAGTAGCTTTACTGCTGGTGCTGGTGCtggtgctgctgctgctgctgctttaTTTCAAGGCATTCTGCTGGCCAGTCCAGCATAGGCTGTGACATGTCCACACTGCGTGATGAACAAAAAgttttacatagaaaaacaaaaatgaaatggtcTGCTTGAATTAAAACAATCAATCCATTGACCTGAGCACTGCATGATCGATGGAATGTGTGTGATGTTGCCGACAGGCTGGCTGCTGCCTGTCTGAGCTCCTGTATACCTGCGCTCTCTCAGCTCCCTTCCCATTTGGCCATGAGGAAAAGAGGAAGGTGAACAGCACTGCCAGTGAGAATGATAGAAGCAAAGAGAGTAGGGCAGGGAGAGAAGGGTGagcgacagagagagagagcatgcaagagagagagagagagagcaagagagagagtgtgtgtgtgtgagagagagagagagagagagaaatagagcCCAAAATGCAGCTGCTATTCCCGTTGCTGGTTTAGTCACAAATAAAATGACAGTGGGAACTGAGAAAGGCCGGAGACACCTTCATCAATTAATGCCCCCGAAGTCGACGCTGATTGGACGTTACTGACAGGTGATGCAATAAAAATGGATATTCCACCCATGGCCACCCCCACCCCCAGTTAATTACCATACTGCTGTAATCCCACCTCTCTTAAATAGAGCAAATAATTCGCTAGTGACAAGTTCACATTTAATAttagtcatttgtaactgcaatTAGGCTACTATATCTCTGTGTTGTGGTtgtttaaacaaataatgctaAAGATTTATATGTTTAGCTGCACAAGCTGAAGCACAGCACAATTTCACGCTATCGTAGTTGTTATggaataaaacattattaatcttttttgtttacatgcgatttttacattttcgaATCGCGTTGCACTCAGCTAAATTCTTACttattatttgtaatttgtCTAATTTTGTGGCGAGTTTTTATACACAGACAGAAAGCAAAAATTGTGAAATTGAAGTTTAGAGCTAAGGAAAAATCGATTGTTGCAATTAACCAAAAGCTGTTTTGAATTGAGATAAAAAATAatcgtgcatgtgtgtgttttggtgtaTATAATATGTCGATcaatttatttatgttaatttatATTACCGTGTAGGCTATGTTTAAAAGCAAAGACATCATTATCTTTATTCGGCGTAGGGCCTATGCTTTTTGCTATTTCTCGAGTGTGACGTGTGTATGTCTGCGAGTTTGCGTTTGTGTGCACGCGCGTTATGGTACCGATGTGTGAGTGCAATAAAGACTAACTAGATTGCCCTATAGTTTGAGAAATTGCCACAAGATGCCATGTGTTGGAATCAATATACATATCTTACGTCAGAGGtggtaatttaaataatttgtatACGGGGGCAAGAATTTAAGGAAgacttaaaagaaaacaaataccTAAAAGAATGCTCCTATAGTTTTTTATGTGATgtcataaataattatttggAAAATAATGTAATTGTCTCTAatgttaaaatgtatgttttaataaaatctatCAATAAAAATTAGCTgctttttgtttcattgttcAGTTGTTCAGTTTTGCATTATGTTTGCGTAAAAAGTATTAGCCTATGCTTTGGTGCGGTCGAACATAGTCCGTTTTTGTCAGATCATGCAAACCTCCATCCCACTTCCTATACCAACGCGAAAGAAAAAATAACAGGTCTTTACGAGCAAAGACTACCCCCTCCCCCCGTTTGCGTATAGACATTTGCCGTTTTTTACAATGGCAAGGAATGAGAATGTTCCGATAAAGAAAAGTTATGTCATAGGACATAACCAACATTGCAGATTGTCCACACAACAATTAATTACAGAGAATGCGTCAGACAATATAAACTGAACTGCATATTATGtattatgtagttttataaaattatatactAAGTACAGATAGGCCTATGCGAGTCCTTGCTTTTAAGGTGGCTTTTAAGACACACCATTACCCCTTTGCTGTTCATATCTCTTTGCTATTGTACAGTGGATtaaagttttattgtttcttgaTGAACACATTCAGTTACAATTCacaacatttaaatgcagatgACCTGCCCCTGTTACCTTATAATAGTAAAGATTCACGATGATTAAGCCTGTCATGGATTTGAACTGACGCCTACAAACGGTGCAAagtttactttgttttgttaaaatgcCAATGTTTTGGCATTTTAACGTCGACAGTGCAGTTCCAGATATCCGTCATATTTTTAAGAACAGCCATACGATaaacaaattatgaaataaGAAAATTAGGCCTATATAACACGATGAGATTAAATATGGTTTAAGACAATACAATATCCTAATTGACAGCGATACTGATGGAACATTGTTCACACTTTttcagaacacacacacgttttaaGATCTATTAAACCCACCATTGCATCTGATATTGATAATAAAAAAGCAAGTATGTTACATCCAACCGTTGCAACGTATGATATACGTTTATCTAATGATGGTTTGCAGAGAAGCTGAGGTGTATATGGAGCAATGATATGTGTTAATCACCACCACAGTCCATTTGTTGCCAAAATCGGCATCTGTATTTGTCATGCATGAGCTTCTTTATAAGCGTGGTAATATACTTGCTGTAGGTCATAAACATCTTAAAGGGAAATAATCAGTGCTACACAATAGGCTACCTACAAGTGAGTCCTGATGATTCAGAGGGCTCGGTCTGGTGTGAAGCCTTGAGTGTTAAACCGTATGCCACTGGCTGCTTCCAAAAgtgataaacatgtttattaatatttaaacaacCTCATCTCGCATGTTAAAAGTGTAAATGTCTTACATAAATACAGCATATGTGTcatatgttttatttagatAAAACAATTGTACGAATTTAAATCCAAATTTTTCCTGGTGCATAAATAGGCCTACTCTCGTTTTCATATAGATTTTTACTCAAAGTGTAGCTATAAAGTaatcaaactaaatatttatcTTAATTTTTAACGTAGGAATATGTAGCACAGTTGTTTTCTCGTAAATTTTCTGCGTTATAGCACTGTTAATAATCCATTTTATTCCAACCTCCGCTGAACTCTCCATAACTTTTATTCAAGGGGCACACATCATTTGAAAGACAACATGCAGGTCCTGGTCCTTTGATTCTGAAACCTCACAGCTTGAACAGCCCTCAATTGTGACATGAGTGATAATGATTGATCTTCGACCCAGTGTGCATAGTCTTGGGTGAAGAGTTGAAAGTTCTGCCTACAGAAACGTTTGCCATGTTTGAGAATTTAGCCTATCTTACTTTTCCTAACATTCAATTGAAAACTATCATTTAATTTGCCCATTGATCAAGGTACGTGCAGAATGTAAGgattttattagttttaaataaattgaTTGAATTTTTATTAGAAACAAGAATTACATTAGGCTAGTATAAAGAATATATTTTCTACTATGTAAAGAACATCTGCACATAAACTATTTTTTGGAAGTGACTTCTGTAAAATATTAACTGTAGCTATAACTTCCACAAAGTAATTCAAGTTTATCTGACAAATAACGCAAtcctaaaattttattttaaccagAAGAGGTATTGCTATAGCTACGCTGTAAGTCATTG comes from Triplophysa rosa linkage group LG23, Trosa_1v2, whole genome shotgun sequence and encodes:
- the skida1 gene encoding SKI/DACH domain-containing protein 1 encodes the protein MEKMGDLESGFEEMQGVKLGYLVIKGKQMFALSQVFTDLLKNIPRTTVHKRMDHLNVKKHHCDLEELRKLKAINSIAFHAAKCTLISREDVEALYFSCKTERVLKSNKRREKTKKKSEKACEDKNHTDARSDFWREKVWFSLHSVPQTFSFKKKAVRQDSVPRTHSNLPQIYSKSFARDFQPVTKSAPTPFKNYETAQIHDNCVAFNQKHAFIRHVVNRQPLLYQSAIAAQSKHQGNADLLYKRKRKRESSARQYWSRSRRSHPVLVVPKCCKPNVSNGSLSQFHHLEHGLYVDPRHTGHFQESCSSDTESSSISERINNDSDFGSSFSTTSNSGTSDEEDDDSFSDSSDVSTDEESSSESDSSSVSSQVSVQSIRFRRARFSSLNTKAPLVLQPTFHYRPDFQNIPANQGGSTILDCHRVGKTQKADCSASFTDRCRDGDAANVQKFCVVGAWFPDVNGGCERVSRLEFSSDPQTSDSNKIKEIGLTHIANGNKAFPQQRTPGSANKCPQALVSHCVPDKGITVCNSSDSNLLLAANFKRESKTSLKLPSPLKHIKTEADEPVCNNEGNTGFKTSPVAISNVKIKVEDTFDEYEYVNYFKDSDADGKAIGYHFRETDHCKDTIKTTESSVQNPPACNEESRSTLHTHCSEEGECKIAARVRRNHRTVLLGKKAERTSSKQSAKVDRSPRSAEKFATSDGSVEDCVGASKRKRASNNITSQKKPFSFMANFTSPPSLIIGSDGDLSPAYSLNSLKSNQLPHRSHPVWRWQLGSAVVPPHPSHKFRKASVIH